One region of Flavobacterium pisciphilum genomic DNA includes:
- a CDS encoding 3-hydroxyacyl-ACP dehydratase — protein MVLKDFYKILSLENTSDSKYDAVILINDKHDVFKGHFPDNPIMPGVCMIQIIKELSETITKSSLLMQTLSNVKFMALINPEVTPELRLELDITTTEDGLVKVKNTTYFNETVALKLSNVYKKA, from the coding sequence ATGGTTTTAAAAGACTTTTATAAAATACTTTCATTAGAAAACACAAGTGATTCTAAATACGATGCTGTCATTTTAATAAATGATAAACACGATGTTTTTAAAGGTCATTTTCCAGATAATCCTATTATGCCAGGAGTATGCATGATTCAGATTATAAAAGAACTTTCGGAAACAATTACTAAAAGTAGCTTACTGATGCAAACGTTGAGTAATGTAAAATTCATGGCGTTGATTAATCCTGAAGTTACACCTGAGTTACGCTTAGAATTAGATATTACCACAACCGAAGATGGTTTAGTAAAAGTAAAAAACACGACTTATTTTAACGAAACAGTTGCTTTAAAATTGAGCAATGTTTATAAAAAAGCTTAA